A stretch of Desulfobacter hydrogenophilus DNA encodes these proteins:
- a CDS encoding DUF342 domain-containing protein has translation MDCFKSPADGLQRLVQNSASPYFLIIEGYVEIEKGQKTILAEAKDISPETQRLLVAAPSALPSFVNAINSAGIHACLPLPFTNEDFFLQVRLRHDEYEAGRKIKNLQKTIQRQNKQLFQIAGNLRKKETLYAAQIQQKEKEIRVLESRLKSLFGDDELERGPELKTLLEKENISFNSLGFKQAFDDLKQCVRDIFLRILSKRGQSEAFTLLERDLFDDALTPHADQLDQTIDVSEYESLAGLLTPAFLNVMVWRANREPSRASDAKQLDVLKYFTIEFSGNRIRAYIRLEKDAPETVTVYMIEQLLQKKGILFGIVEESSIEKWLYGDAGKGEKLLIAEGKQPVPPIHGEIHYYFPINFKRAGRLNPDGSMDYRDRGEVPLVEEAFMLASKILPEPGKPGLDVKGLEIPVPEPVDPAFSAGPGTRFNEEKTKIFSTTRGEPHLDVMGVVSVNKEFKVDGDVGFETGNIDFNGNVIVPGTVKEGFTVKCVSLTAKDICGAQVDLSGDLNVSRGIVDTKLIHVKGNIQAKYIHNSTINSFGDLTVQKEIVDSTIYLSGACNNERGAIINSTLSAKLGIKAGTVGNESAAPSVLTVGLDEHLIRLGDKIKSKLSMNRDMIQALASEISQMKEVDKSLHGTITENAHIQDRAQIEIRELEKKRFALNETKDIAALKSISDAILKLEKKAKNAGEKINEWFERQDQIHHDILAKELEIEALENSNRQLVEELGNLEHISNKFEPVPALNISKHIQSKTKIKAPHSNKILEKSFSRCLIREMGKDEGGMIYYVMEIN, from the coding sequence GTGGATTGTTTTAAATCTCCGGCTGATGGTCTGCAACGCCTGGTCCAGAATTCGGCCTCTCCATATTTTCTCATTATTGAAGGATATGTTGAAATAGAAAAAGGACAGAAGACCATTCTGGCAGAGGCTAAAGACATTTCTCCGGAAACCCAGCGACTCCTGGTGGCAGCCCCTTCCGCGCTGCCATCTTTTGTTAATGCAATAAATTCTGCCGGGATTCATGCCTGTCTGCCCCTGCCGTTTACGAATGAAGACTTTTTTCTTCAGGTCAGACTGCGGCATGATGAATACGAAGCTGGCAGAAAAATAAAAAATCTGCAGAAAACCATCCAGCGTCAGAATAAGCAGTTGTTTCAGATCGCTGGCAATCTAAGAAAAAAAGAGACGCTGTATGCGGCCCAAATTCAACAAAAAGAAAAGGAAATCAGAGTTCTGGAATCCAGGCTTAAGAGCCTTTTCGGAGACGATGAATTAGAACGCGGACCAGAGCTTAAAACTCTTTTGGAAAAAGAAAATATCAGTTTTAATTCATTAGGCTTCAAGCAGGCATTTGATGATTTAAAACAATGTGTGAGGGATATTTTTTTACGCATTCTTTCAAAAAGAGGGCAGTCCGAGGCATTTACGCTTTTAGAAAGAGATCTTTTTGATGACGCCTTGACACCCCATGCTGATCAATTGGATCAGACCATTGATGTCTCTGAATACGAATCCCTTGCAGGTCTACTGACTCCGGCGTTTTTGAATGTAATGGTTTGGCGGGCCAATCGTGAACCATCGCGCGCTTCGGACGCAAAACAGCTGGATGTCCTAAAATATTTTACCATTGAATTCTCAGGTAATAGGATAAGGGCTTATATCCGGCTCGAGAAAGATGCCCCGGAAACAGTAACGGTTTACATGATAGAACAGCTTCTTCAAAAAAAAGGGATTCTTTTTGGCATCGTAGAAGAATCGTCCATCGAAAAATGGCTTTATGGAGATGCCGGAAAAGGAGAAAAATTACTTATTGCTGAGGGGAAACAGCCGGTTCCGCCAATCCATGGAGAAATTCACTATTATTTCCCAATCAATTTCAAGCGCGCAGGCAGACTGAATCCAGATGGAAGCATGGATTACAGGGACAGAGGAGAAGTTCCCCTTGTGGAAGAGGCCTTTATGCTGGCCTCCAAGATCCTTCCTGAGCCGGGGAAACCCGGCCTGGATGTTAAAGGTCTGGAAATACCTGTGCCGGAGCCTGTGGATCCGGCTTTTTCTGCAGGTCCGGGTACCCGGTTTAACGAAGAAAAGACTAAAATTTTTTCAACTACACGGGGCGAACCGCACCTGGATGTTATGGGAGTTGTCTCAGTCAACAAGGAATTCAAGGTAGATGGTGATGTGGGGTTTGAAACCGGTAATATTGATTTCAATGGCAACGTCATTGTTCCGGGCACGGTTAAGGAAGGCTTCACGGTTAAGTGCGTTTCGCTCACAGCCAAGGACATTTGCGGTGCACAGGTCGATTTATCAGGGGATTTGAACGTTTCAAGGGGCATTGTGGATACAAAGCTTATTCATGTTAAGGGGAACATCCAGGCCAAATACATTCACAACTCAACAATAAACTCGTTTGGAGATTTGACGGTTCAAAAAGAGATTGTTGATTCTACCATTTATTTGAGCGGGGCCTGCAACAATGAAAGGGGTGCTATTATTAATTCGACCTTGTCGGCAAAGCTTGGGATTAAAGCCGGAACAGTGGGAAATGAATCTGCAGCGCCGTCGGTTCTGACTGTGGGGCTGGATGAACATTTAATCCGTTTGGGTGATAAGATAAAATCTAAGCTTTCAATGAACCGGGATATGATTCAAGCGCTTGCATCGGAGATCAGTCAGATGAAAGAGGTGGATAAGTCGCTTCACGGAACCATAACGGAGAATGCACATATCCAGGATCGTGCCCAGATAGAGATTCGGGAACTTGAGAAAAAGAGGTTTGCTTTAAACGAAACAAAAGATATCGCTGCATTAAAAAGCATTTCAGATGCGATTTTGAAACTGGAAAAAAAGGCGAAAAATGCAGGGGAAAAAATTAACGAATGGTTTGAACGTCAGGACCAGATACATCATGATATTTTAGCAAAAGAGCTTGAAATCGAGGCGTTGGAAAATTCAAACAGGCAACTTGTTGAAGAATTGGGAAATTTGGAGCATATTTCAAACAAGTTCGAGCCCGTACCTGCGCTGAATATATCAAAGCACATTCAATCCAAGACAAAAATTAAAGCGCCCCATTCGAATAAAATCCTGGAGAAGTCCTTTTCGCGATGTCTTATAAGGGAAATGGGTAAGGATGAAGGCGGTAT
- a CDS encoding response regulator — MTKGFNHTILIVDDEEKIGKALERLIKKIGARSFYAASGFQALDFIQKIDHPLSMILSDQRMPGMEGTQFLEKARAITPETVRFLITGYADINAISDAVNRGAVHRFITKPWDNNDLLEMIKSGLQYYELVVENRNLFALAKKQNTRLYNLSQELQQKATAHKRVIVRKEKQILQLKKRLEKGVDEADYCAQIENLLEENQMFEKDRIALCYRAVMKDFFLEFKDLAARTGFFMPTENELNDKV; from the coding sequence ATGACCAAGGGGTTTAATCATACAATTTTGATCGTTGATGATGAGGAAAAAATCGGGAAAGCGCTTGAGCGTTTGATTAAAAAGATAGGCGCCCGTTCTTTTTACGCGGCTTCCGGTTTCCAGGCACTTGATTTTATTCAAAAAATAGATCATCCACTTTCCATGATACTTTCGGATCAGAGGATGCCGGGAATGGAAGGCACCCAGTTTCTGGAGAAGGCCAGGGCCATTACCCCGGAGACTGTGCGATTTCTGATCACCGGCTATGCAGATATCAATGCGATTTCAGATGCGGTGAATCGCGGCGCTGTTCACCGGTTTATTACAAAACCCTGGGACAATAATGATTTATTGGAGATGATCAAGTCAGGATTGCAATATTACGAATTGGTTGTTGAGAATCGAAACCTGTTTGCGCTGGCTAAAAAACAAAACACCCGTCTGTATAATTTAAGCCAGGAGCTTCAACAAAAGGCGACTGCGCATAAACGGGTGATTGTTCGAAAAGAAAAACAGATCCTTCAGTTAAAAAAACGATTGGAAAAAGGGGTTGATGAGGCAGATTATTGCGCGCAGATAGAAAATTTGCTTGAGGAGAACCAGATGTTTGAAAAAGACAGGATCGCGTTATGCTATCGGGCTGTGATGAAAGATTTTTTTCTAGAATTTAAAGATCTTGCCGCCCGTACCGGGTTCTTTATGCCCACAGAGAACGAACTGAACGACAAAGTATAA